From one Streptomyces sp. N50 genomic stretch:
- a CDS encoding Tat pathway signal sequence domain protein codes for MSPIPRRSLLKAAAVAGAAAQFSWALGAKDAQAAPGAAAADGGPVTLDWLEDGGLGAAPGSTVGVPWPMGTYQEDQTFALTDAEGTAVPVQSWPLAYWPDGSLKWTAHAVSSGSGKLTLTAGDTTAPDKKVTVDKSGGTIDVSTGVITAKIGKNGSTLIKSVTRGGTEIAKNGRLVLIRQPEIEDEDQGAVKTERFDGVIGEVTVEQDGPVRAVVRIDGKHRKGGRSWLPFSIRLYFYAGADSFRMVHTITFDGTVEPGKASGDFIRGLGVRFTVPMRDAAYDRHIRIGGEGTGLLREAVQGITGLRRDPGATVQAAQYAGQKLADPSTWDQRVTSRLQYIPQWGDYTLSQLSADGFTLRKRTTKGHGWIPAGGGGHASGFGYVGGASGGFSFGLRDFWEKFPAQLDIRDAHTDEAEVTLWLWSPEAQPMDLRFYHDGMGLDTYAKQLEGLEITYEDYEPEFGTPYGIARTSELLFWANESTPSAEALAQQVDAVRVLPQLAAPPAQLIKSKVFGPGLYSEPDRSTTAKAKIEDHLDFLFTYYKDQVAQRRWYGFWDYGDFMHSYDTVRHQWRYDIGGYAWDNSELSPDIWLWFAYIRSGRSDIFRFAEALTRHTGEVDVYHLGQWAGLGTRHGVQHYADSAKQQRIANTTYRRYYYFLTADERVGDLMAANVDSDETFLVLDPIRKIRTAPYTPDRHALSIGFGTDWSGLVSAWLTEWERRGPKWEKAKARVLSTMETIAAQPNGFVQGSGLYDLDTGKFAVASAPVVSVSHLSAVFGLNELCAELIYLVDLPKFKEVYMDYCRYFNASKTEQAARYGSNFGTLLLFQGHSRLDAYAAVQLDDATLAKRAWTKFYGSDGYMESSPWKTEPLTGPVTLVPGSEAAWVSSNDTALYGLAAIENLALLGDKMP; via the coding sequence ATGTCTCCCATTCCCCGTAGGTCTCTTCTCAAGGCGGCCGCCGTCGCCGGAGCCGCCGCGCAGTTCAGCTGGGCGCTAGGGGCGAAGGACGCCCAGGCCGCGCCCGGAGCCGCGGCGGCCGACGGCGGCCCGGTGACCCTCGACTGGCTGGAAGACGGCGGTCTCGGTGCCGCCCCCGGATCGACGGTCGGTGTGCCGTGGCCGATGGGCACCTACCAGGAGGACCAGACCTTCGCGCTGACGGACGCCGAGGGCACGGCCGTGCCGGTGCAGTCCTGGCCGCTCGCCTACTGGCCCGACGGATCGCTCAAGTGGACGGCCCACGCGGTGAGTTCGGGCTCCGGCAAGCTCACCCTCACCGCCGGGGACACGACCGCCCCCGACAAGAAGGTCACCGTCGACAAGAGCGGCGGCACCATCGACGTGTCGACCGGGGTCATCACCGCGAAGATCGGCAAGAACGGCTCCACCCTCATCAAGTCGGTCACCAGGGGCGGCACGGAGATCGCGAAGAACGGCCGGCTCGTCCTCATCCGCCAGCCCGAGATCGAGGACGAGGACCAGGGCGCGGTGAAGACCGAGCGCTTCGACGGGGTGATCGGCGAGGTCACCGTCGAACAGGACGGCCCGGTAAGGGCGGTGGTCCGCATCGACGGCAAACACCGCAAGGGCGGCCGGAGTTGGCTGCCGTTCTCGATCCGCCTCTACTTCTACGCGGGCGCCGACTCCTTCCGCATGGTGCACACGATCACCTTCGACGGCACGGTGGAACCGGGGAAGGCGAGCGGTGACTTCATCCGCGGGCTGGGGGTTCGCTTCACCGTCCCGATGCGGGACGCGGCCTACGACCGTCACATCCGCATCGGCGGCGAAGGAACTGGCCTGCTGCGCGAGGCAGTTCAGGGCATCACGGGCCTGCGCCGCGACCCGGGCGCGACCGTCCAGGCCGCCCAGTACGCGGGGCAGAAGCTCGCCGACCCGTCCACCTGGGACCAGCGCGTCACGAGCCGCCTCCAGTACATCCCCCAGTGGGGCGACTACACCCTCTCCCAGCTCTCCGCCGACGGCTTCACCCTCCGCAAGCGCACCACCAAGGGCCACGGCTGGATCCCCGCCGGCGGCGGCGGACACGCCTCCGGATTCGGCTACGTCGGCGGGGCGAGCGGCGGATTCTCCTTCGGGCTAAGGGACTTCTGGGAGAAGTTCCCCGCGCAGCTCGACATCCGCGACGCCCACACCGACGAGGCCGAGGTCACCCTCTGGCTCTGGTCGCCCGAGGCCCAGCCGATGGACCTGCGCTTCTACCACGACGGCATGGGTCTGGACACGTACGCCAAACAGCTCGAAGGCCTCGAAATCACCTATGAGGACTACGAACCCGAATTCGGCACCCCGTACGGCATCGCCCGCACCTCCGAACTCCTTTTCTGGGCCAACGAGTCGACGCCCTCGGCGGAAGCCCTGGCCCAACAGGTGGACGCCGTAAGGGTGTTGCCCCAACTCGCCGCCCCGCCCGCGCAGTTGATCAAGTCCAAGGTCTTCGGACCCGGCCTCTACTCCGAACCAGACCGCTCCACCACCGCCAAGGCGAAGATCGAGGACCACCTCGACTTCCTCTTCACCTACTACAAGGACCAGGTGGCGCAACGCCGTTGGTACGGCTTCTGGGACTACGGCGACTTCATGCACTCGTACGACACCGTGCGGCACCAGTGGCGGTACGACATCGGCGGCTACGCCTGGGACAACTCCGAGCTGTCGCCGGACATCTGGCTCTGGTTCGCGTACATCCGCTCGGGCCGCTCGGACATCTTCCGCTTCGCCGAGGCGCTCACCCGGCACACCGGCGAGGTCGACGTCTACCACCTCGGCCAGTGGGCCGGCCTGGGCACCCGGCACGGCGTCCAGCACTACGCCGACAGCGCCAAGCAGCAGCGCATCGCCAACACCACCTACCGGCGCTACTACTACTTCCTCACCGCCGACGAACGCGTCGGCGACCTCATGGCGGCCAACGTCGACTCCGACGAGACGTTCCTCGTCCTCGACCCGATCCGCAAGATCCGCACCGCGCCGTACACCCCCGACCGGCACGCCCTGTCGATCGGATTCGGCACGGACTGGAGCGGGTTGGTGTCGGCGTGGCTGACCGAGTGGGAACGCAGGGGCCCCAAGTGGGAGAAGGCCAAGGCGCGTGTCCTGTCGACGATGGAGACAATTGCCGCCCAGCCCAACGGATTTGTGCAGGGGAGCGGGCTCTACGACCTCGACACCGGCAAGTTCGCCGTCGCGTCCGCGCCCGTGGTCTCCGTCTCGCACCTCTCGGCCGTCTTCGGCCTCAACGAGCTGTGCGCGGAGCTGATTTACCTCGTCGACCTGCCCAAGTTCAAGGAGGTGTACATGGATTACTGCCGCTACTTCAACGCCTCCAAGACCGAACAGGCGGCCCGCTACGGCTCCAACTTCGGCACCCTGCTGCTCTTCCAGGGCCACTCACGCCTCGACGCCTACGCCGCCGTACAACTCGACGACGCGACGCTCGCCAAGCGGGCCTGGACGAAGTTCTACGGCTCGGACGGGTATATGGAGTCCTCGCCGTGGAAGACGGAGCCGCTGACCGGGCCTGTGACGCTAGTCCCGGGCAGCGAGGCCGCGTGGGTGTCCTCGAACGACACCGCGCTGTACGGCCTCGCCGCCATCGAGAACCTCGCCCTGCTCGGCGACAAGATGCCCTAG
- a CDS encoding carbohydrate ABC transporter permease, which produces MSATTAPKSPGLGRKRTGSLVWHVGALAVLAVVLYPVVWVIGASFKPSKDVINSLQLFPGHPILTNFKGLAKGIADISIWTFFQNSLFYALGSVLGILISCSLTAYAFARIRFAGRNLLFSLMIGTLLLPYHVLLIPQYVMFQKLQLVNTYVPLLIGKYLATEAFFVFLMVQFMRNLPKELDEAARLDGCGHLRIYWSIVLPLCRPALITSAIFTFINAWNDFMGPLIYLNEPGKYTVSLGLMMFRDSDGVAANYGGMIAMSLVALLPVLLFFLAFQRYLIDGMATSGLKG; this is translated from the coding sequence ATGAGTGCTACGACTGCCCCGAAGTCCCCGGGGCTGGGACGCAAACGCACCGGCTCGCTCGTCTGGCACGTCGGAGCCCTGGCCGTCCTCGCTGTCGTCCTCTACCCGGTCGTCTGGGTCATCGGCGCCTCGTTCAAGCCGAGCAAGGACGTCATCAACAGCCTGCAGCTCTTCCCCGGCCACCCGATCCTCACCAACTTCAAGGGCCTGGCCAAGGGCATCGCCGACATCTCGATCTGGACCTTCTTCCAGAACTCCCTTTTCTACGCGCTCGGTTCGGTCCTCGGCATCCTCATCTCCTGCTCCCTGACGGCCTACGCCTTCGCCCGCATCCGGTTCGCAGGCCGCAACCTGCTCTTCTCCCTGATGATCGGCACGCTCCTGCTGCCGTACCACGTGCTGCTGATCCCGCAGTACGTGATGTTCCAGAAGCTCCAACTGGTCAACACCTACGTCCCGTTGCTCATCGGCAAGTACCTGGCGACCGAGGCCTTCTTCGTCTTCCTCATGGTGCAGTTCATGCGCAACCTGCCGAAGGAACTGGACGAGGCCGCCCGGCTCGACGGCTGCGGGCACCTGCGGATCTACTGGTCGATCGTGCTGCCGCTGTGCCGGCCCGCGCTCATCACCAGCGCGATCTTCACCTTCATCAACGCCTGGAACGACTTCATGGGCCCGCTGATCTACCTCAACGAGCCCGGGAAATACACGGTTTCACTGGGCCTGATGATGTTCCGCGACTCGGACGGCGTGGCCGCGAACTACGGCGGCATGATCGCCATGTCGCTCGTCGCGCTGCTGCCGGTGCTGCTGTTCTTCCTCGCCTTCCAGCGGTACCTGATCGACGGTATGGCGACCTCCGGACTGAAGGGCTGA
- a CDS encoding sugar ABC transporter permease, with protein MGTAVTLVDDAPPATRQTRSAAPAAKKRRGRRENLAGYLFMSPWIAGFLLLTAGPMVASLYFAFTDYNLFDSPKWIGFDNFTRMFDDPRWQKSVEVTAKYVVIGTPLKLLLALGVAMLLAQSRRGQALYRAAFYAPSLIGASVSIGFVWRTLFSDGAVVDRTQSLFGSHVGGWVGDPDWILYSLVALTVWQFGAPMVIFLAGLKQVPRELYEAAAMDGAGPFRRFWNITLPMISPVLFFNVLLETIHSFQIFGSAYVVSNSQCGPADATLVYTCYLYQQGFKNAQMGFASAMAWMLLLAVALVTAVLFWSQKKWVHYEEDAR; from the coding sequence ATGGGAACCGCCGTGACGCTCGTCGACGACGCTCCGCCCGCCACCCGGCAGACCCGCTCCGCCGCCCCCGCCGCCAAGAAGCGGCGGGGGCGCCGGGAGAACCTCGCCGGCTACCTCTTCATGTCCCCGTGGATCGCCGGCTTCCTGCTGCTGACCGCGGGCCCCATGGTCGCCTCCCTCTACTTCGCGTTCACCGACTACAACCTCTTCGACAGCCCGAAGTGGATCGGCTTCGACAACTTCACCCGGATGTTCGATGACCCGAGGTGGCAGAAGTCGGTGGAGGTGACGGCGAAATACGTCGTCATCGGCACCCCGCTGAAACTGCTCCTCGCCCTCGGCGTCGCCATGCTGCTCGCCCAGAGCCGCCGCGGCCAGGCCCTCTACCGGGCCGCCTTCTACGCCCCCTCGCTCATCGGCGCGAGCGTCTCGATCGGCTTCGTCTGGCGGACGCTCTTCTCCGACGGCGCCGTCGTGGACCGTACGCAGTCGCTCTTCGGCTCCCACGTCGGCGGCTGGGTCGGCGACCCCGACTGGATCCTCTACTCCCTGGTCGCGCTCACCGTCTGGCAGTTCGGCGCGCCGATGGTCATCTTCCTCGCCGGGCTCAAGCAGGTGCCGAGGGAGCTGTACGAGGCCGCCGCGATGGACGGGGCCGGACCCTTCCGCCGGTTCTGGAACATCACGCTGCCGATGATCTCGCCGGTCCTCTTCTTCAACGTGCTGCTGGAGACCATCCACTCCTTCCAGATCTTCGGCTCCGCGTACGTCGTCTCCAACTCCCAGTGCGGACCGGCCGACGCCACGCTCGTCTACACCTGTTACCTCTACCAACAGGGCTTCAAGAACGCCCAGATGGGCTTCGCGTCCGCGATGGCCTGGATGCTGCTGCTCGCCGTGGCGCTCGTGACGGCCGTCCTCTTCTGGTCGCAGAAGAAGTGGGTGCACTACGAGGAGGACGCCCGATGA
- a CDS encoding ABC transporter substrate-binding protein, with protein MGTRTNVERRTVLKAAGVSAATLGLAATGCGGNDGTSANGNVTIRYSWWGAEERAKKINQSIALFEKKYPKIKVKTDFQDYPSFWEKFQTQAAGGNPPDVFQNAVGFLRKYDKRGVLLDLRSQIDAGNLSMDHFRAGVVAVGQVDGKQLGVPVGSNTMALVIDKKVYTKAGIDPTAGWTWDEYFKALKTIHDKTGVPGDTGYFGIMYLYDLYLRQNGKAFFTKDGLGFEESDLTEWWTDGYGRVKAGIVTSPKVVAQDTPKSSLSAGHGASEFTWDNFTVRYTAEGTSDYGLAPIPTTDGKDTGQYLASLMLSGSARTKHPKEVAQFIDFMVHDPAVGKIMGYDRGILATTDQYDAFKPTDVVQKEIAQYEADTAKAGVLGTITPHPSGADTAESAFLRIGGDMALGKTKVADAVKQFFSEAQAAFSA; from the coding sequence ATGGGAACCCGCACGAATGTGGAGAGGCGTACCGTCCTGAAGGCCGCCGGGGTCTCGGCGGCGACGCTGGGGCTGGCGGCGACGGGATGCGGCGGGAACGACGGCACGTCCGCGAACGGGAATGTGACGATCCGTTACTCGTGGTGGGGTGCCGAGGAGCGGGCGAAAAAGATCAATCAGTCCATCGCGCTCTTCGAAAAGAAGTATCCGAAGATCAAGGTGAAGACGGACTTTCAGGACTATCCCTCTTTCTGGGAGAAGTTCCAGACGCAGGCCGCGGGCGGAAATCCGCCGGACGTATTCCAGAACGCCGTCGGATTTCTTCGGAAGTACGACAAGAGAGGCGTCCTGCTCGATCTCAGATCGCAGATCGACGCGGGAAATCTGAGCATGGATCACTTCCGCGCGGGCGTGGTCGCGGTGGGCCAGGTCGACGGCAAGCAACTCGGTGTTCCGGTCGGTTCGAACACCATGGCGCTGGTCATCGACAAGAAGGTCTACACGAAGGCGGGCATCGACCCCACGGCGGGCTGGACCTGGGACGAGTACTTCAAAGCCCTCAAGACGATCCACGACAAGACCGGAGTCCCCGGAGACACGGGCTACTTCGGCATCATGTACCTGTACGACCTCTACCTCCGGCAGAACGGCAAGGCGTTCTTCACCAAGGACGGACTCGGTTTCGAGGAGTCGGATCTGACGGAGTGGTGGACGGACGGGTACGGCCGGGTGAAGGCCGGGATCGTCACCTCCCCGAAGGTCGTCGCCCAGGACACCCCCAAGTCCTCGCTCTCGGCCGGACACGGTGCCTCGGAATTCACCTGGGACAACTTCACCGTCCGCTACACGGCGGAGGGCACCAGCGACTACGGCCTCGCGCCGATCCCCACCACCGACGGCAAGGACACCGGCCAGTACCTCGCGTCCCTGATGCTCAGCGGCTCCGCGCGCACCAAGCACCCCAAGGAAGTCGCCCAGTTCATCGACTTCATGGTCCACGACCCCGCGGTCGGCAAGATCATGGGCTACGACCGGGGCATCCTCGCGACCACCGACCAGTACGACGCGTTCAAGCCGACCGACGTCGTCCAGAAGGAGATCGCCCAGTACGAGGCGGACACCGCCAAGGCCGGTGTCCTCGGGACGATCACCCCGCACCCGTCCGGCGCCGACACCGCCGAGTCCGCCTTCCTCCGCATCGGCGGGGACATGGCGCTGGGCAAGACCAAGGTCGCCGACGCGGTCAAGCAGTTCTTCTCCGAGGCGCAGGCCGCCTTCTCCGCCTGA
- a CDS encoding TIGR02611 family protein — MNTGSDEPGEVVVASDGAADEKRADGARDGQGLGSKAPEFIKARRALHLSWQVGVFVIGLAVVVAGIIMLPLPGPGWVVIFGGMAIWATEFVWAQLVLRWTKRKVTEAAQRALDPAVRRRNIVLTSIGLVIVIALVGVYVWKFGVVMPWKIKDQ; from the coding sequence ATGAATACGGGGAGTGACGAGCCGGGTGAGGTTGTCGTGGCGTCGGACGGGGCGGCCGACGAGAAGCGGGCGGACGGGGCGCGGGACGGGCAAGGGCTCGGTTCCAAGGCGCCGGAATTCATCAAGGCACGTCGTGCGCTGCATCTGAGCTGGCAGGTCGGCGTCTTCGTGATCGGCCTCGCGGTCGTCGTCGCCGGCATCATCATGCTGCCGCTGCCGGGACCCGGCTGGGTCGTGATCTTCGGCGGCATGGCGATCTGGGCGACCGAGTTCGTCTGGGCCCAGCTGGTGCTCCGCTGGACGAAACGCAAGGTCACCGAGGCGGCACAGCGTGCGCTCGACCCCGCCGTACGCCGCCGCAACATCGTCCTGACCTCGATCGGCCTGGTGATCGTGATCGCCCTGGTCGGTGTCTACGTCTGGAAGTTCGGCGTCGTGATGCCCTGGAAGATCAAGGACCAGTGA
- a CDS encoding SsgA family sporulation/cell division regulator, with the protein MNTTVSCELHLRLVVSSESSLPVPAGLRYDTADPYAVHATFHTGAEETVEWVFARDLLAEGLHRPTGTGDVRVWPSRSHGQGVVCIALSSPEGEALLEAPARALESFLKRTDAAVPPGTEHRHFDLDQELSHILAES; encoded by the coding sequence ATGAACACCACGGTCAGCTGCGAGCTGCACCTGCGCCTCGTTGTGTCGAGCGAGTCATCCCTGCCTGTCCCCGCAGGCCTGCGGTACGACACGGCCGACCCCTACGCCGTGCACGCCACCTTCCACACCGGAGCCGAGGAGACCGTCGAGTGGGTGTTCGCCCGCGACCTTCTCGCGGAGGGCCTCCACCGGCCCACCGGCACCGGCGACGTCCGAGTCTGGCCATCCCGTAGTCACGGTCAGGGCGTCGTCTGCATCGCGCTGAGCTCTCCCGAGGGCGAAGCCCTGCTGGAGGCTCCCGCGCGGGCTCTGGAGTCCTTCCTGAAGCGGACGGACGCCGCCGTGCCACCCGGCACGGAGCACCGGCACTTCGACCTGGATCAGGAGCTGTCGCACATCCTGGCGGAGAGCTAG
- a CDS encoding CGNR zinc finger domain-containing protein translates to MLITHDTRCALDTVVDLVNTAPEDAAAPDGLQDVALLADFVRNHEISDVGVLSEFDLSAVRKIRGRFTAVFSAPDPRTAAGLINDLVAAAGTTPRLTDHDGYDWHVHYFAPGASVADHLAADCGMALAFFVVAGEQERLRRCEAPDCRRAFVDLSRNRSRRYCDSRTCGNRLHVAAYRARRKEAAG, encoded by the coding sequence GTGCTGATCACCCACGACACCCGGTGCGCCCTCGACACCGTGGTCGATCTGGTGAACACCGCACCGGAGGACGCCGCGGCGCCGGACGGACTGCAGGATGTCGCGCTGCTCGCGGATTTCGTACGAAACCACGAGATCAGCGATGTCGGGGTGCTGTCGGAGTTCGACCTCTCCGCCGTGCGCAAGATCCGCGGCCGGTTCACCGCGGTCTTCTCGGCCCCGGACCCCCGGACCGCCGCCGGGCTGATCAACGACCTGGTCGCCGCCGCGGGCACCACACCCCGGCTCACGGACCACGACGGCTACGACTGGCATGTGCACTACTTCGCGCCCGGCGCCTCGGTCGCCGACCATCTCGCCGCCGACTGCGGGATGGCGCTCGCGTTCTTCGTGGTGGCCGGCGAGCAGGAGCGGCTGCGCCGCTGCGAGGCCCCGGACTGCCGGCGTGCCTTCGTCGACCTCTCACGGAACCGCTCCCGGAGGTACTGCGACAGCCGGACCTGCGGGAACCGGCTGCATGTGGCCGCGTACCGGGCACGGCGCAAGGAAGCGGCAGGCTGA
- a CDS encoding DsbA family protein: protein MSDLPSVRTPVLDVWCELQCPDCNTALDDVRALRARYGDRLEVRLRHFPLEKHKHAFAAAQAAEEAVEQGRGWDYVEAVLGRVAELDRKGEPFLVEVAGELGLDAEEFDTALIDGRHILIVDADQAEGKAIGVTGTPTYVIGGELLDGGKSQDGLRARIEEIADRLLAGGE, encoded by the coding sequence ATGAGTGACCTCCCCTCCGTGCGCACCCCCGTCCTCGACGTCTGGTGCGAGCTCCAGTGCCCGGACTGCAACACCGCCCTGGACGATGTACGCGCCCTGCGGGCCCGCTACGGCGACCGGCTGGAGGTGCGGCTGCGGCACTTCCCGCTGGAGAAGCACAAGCACGCCTTCGCCGCCGCGCAGGCCGCCGAGGAGGCCGTGGAACAGGGGCGGGGCTGGGACTACGTCGAGGCCGTGCTCGGCCGGGTCGCGGAGCTGGACCGTAAGGGAGAACCCTTCCTGGTCGAGGTGGCCGGTGAACTCGGTCTGGACGCCGAGGAGTTCGACACCGCGCTGATCGACGGCCGGCACATCCTGATCGTCGACGCCGACCAGGCCGAGGGCAAGGCCATCGGCGTGACCGGCACCCCGACGTACGTCATCGGCGGCGAGCTTCTCGACGGCGGCAAGAGCCAGGACGGGCTCCGCGCCCGTATCGAGGAGATCGCCGACCGGTTGCTCGCCGGGGGTGAGTGA
- a CDS encoding GNAT family N-acetyltransferase has translation MTTTLRPTEPLQQEADGTRSRRYQVCVNSRPVGSIHLGTSPFFGAAVAQIRDLRIEEPDRRRGRGTVAALAAEEVARGWGCARIEASVPAEAEVALKLATNLGYVVRNRHMEKPLGATAPELPAGSRGRPMTREEFGPWQVLDTESFIESWTERGVPEAEARTKALQGNAALLPHGVDTADMAFSVLEHEGTAVGTLWTGPRDGKAFVYKVEADARHRGRGHGRTLMLLAEAQGIATGLPVIRLNVFAGNAPAERLYESLGYETTTYHLYKSLL, from the coding sequence ATGACTACGACCCTGCGGCCGACCGAGCCGCTTCAGCAGGAGGCCGACGGGACCCGCTCGCGCCGCTACCAGGTGTGCGTGAACAGCCGTCCCGTCGGCTCGATACACCTCGGCACGAGTCCCTTCTTCGGCGCTGCGGTGGCCCAGATCCGGGACCTGCGCATCGAGGAGCCGGACCGTCGGCGCGGCCGGGGCACCGTGGCCGCGCTCGCCGCCGAGGAGGTGGCGCGGGGCTGGGGCTGCGCGCGGATCGAGGCGTCCGTGCCGGCGGAGGCGGAGGTGGCGCTCAAATTGGCGACCAACCTCGGATACGTCGTCCGCAACCGCCACATGGAGAAGCCCCTCGGCGCCACCGCGCCCGAACTGCCCGCGGGAAGCCGGGGCCGGCCGATGACCCGGGAGGAGTTCGGCCCCTGGCAGGTGCTCGACACAGAGTCCTTCATCGAGAGCTGGACCGAGCGCGGGGTGCCCGAGGCGGAGGCCAGGACGAAGGCGCTTCAGGGCAATGCCGCTCTGCTGCCCCATGGAGTGGACACCGCGGACATGGCGTTCAGCGTCCTGGAGCACGAGGGGACCGCGGTCGGCACGCTCTGGACGGGCCCCCGTGACGGCAAGGCCTTCGTCTACAAGGTCGAGGCCGACGCGCGTCATCGGGGCAGGGGCCACGGCCGCACCCTGATGCTCCTGGCCGAGGCGCAGGGCATCGCGACCGGTCTGCCGGTCATCCGGCTGAACGTCTTCGCGGGCAACGCCCCGGCCGAGCGGCTCTACGAGTCACTCGGCTACGAGACGACCACCTACCACCTGTACAAGAGCCTGCTCTGA
- a CDS encoding aminodeoxychorismate lyase: MKIWLDGGLQDTESARVSVFDHGLTVGDGIFETVKTTDGRTFALTRHLDRLTRSARGLGLPDPDLDEVRRGCAAVLDANPMPLGRLRITYTGGHGPLGSDRGEHGPTLVVALGEANRRPDSTAAVTVPWTRNERGALTGLKTTSYAENVVALARAHQHGASEALFANTVGQLCEGTGSNVFVVLDGEIHTPPVTSGCLAGITRALTVEWTGAKETDLPLDVLERADEVFLTSSLRDVQAVHLVDGRQLPGAAGPVTAKAMRVFDERSGDDLDP, from the coding sequence ATGAAGATCTGGCTCGACGGCGGGCTGCAGGACACCGAGTCCGCCCGTGTCTCCGTCTTCGACCACGGACTGACCGTGGGCGACGGCATTTTCGAGACGGTGAAGACGACGGACGGCAGGACGTTCGCGCTGACCCGGCATCTCGACCGGCTGACCCGTTCCGCGCGCGGCCTCGGGCTGCCCGACCCCGACCTGGACGAGGTCCGCCGCGGCTGCGCGGCCGTCCTCGACGCCAACCCGATGCCGCTGGGCCGGCTCCGCATCACGTACACCGGTGGCCACGGCCCCCTCGGCTCCGACCGGGGCGAACACGGCCCCACCCTCGTCGTCGCCCTCGGCGAGGCGAACCGCCGCCCCGACTCCACGGCCGCCGTCACGGTCCCCTGGACCCGCAACGAACGCGGCGCCCTCACCGGCCTCAAGACGACGTCGTACGCCGAGAACGTCGTCGCCCTCGCCCGCGCCCACCAACACGGCGCCTCCGAGGCCCTGTTCGCCAACACGGTCGGCCAACTCTGCGAGGGCACAGGGTCGAACGTCTTCGTCGTCCTCGACGGCGAGATCCACACCCCGCCGGTCACCTCCGGCTGTCTCGCGGGCATCACCCGCGCCCTGACCGTCGAATGGACCGGCGCCAAGGAGACCGACCTCCCGCTGGACGTCCTGGAACGCGCCGACGAGGTCTTCCTCACGTCGTCCCTGCGGGACGTCCAGGCCGTCCACCTGGTCGACGGGCGTCAACTCCCGGGCGCGGCAGGCCCGGTGACCGCCAAGGCCATGCGTGTCTTCGACGAGCGGTCGGGCGACGACCTCGATCCGTAG
- a CDS encoding chorismate-binding protein codes for MSRLAPLVRFGGRVATGLLDVTSDPAALDSTGFWAVAADFEGRLTCARFRDVRHEPVPAPAPGAWRAPATEAWTSSLDRAAYTAGVRRIREHIAAGEVYQANLCRVLSAPVAADADVDALTALLARGNPAPYAGTIRLPDHGVEIATASPELFLRRTGKVVESGPIKGTGRTEADLLQKDYAENVMIVDLVRNDLGRVCATGTVTVPDLCVVEKHPGLVHLVSTVRGELPADAGWPELLAAAFPPGSVTGAPKSSALRIIDALETAPRGPYCGGIGWVDADRGTGELAVGIRTFWIDRADGVLRFGTGAGITWGSDPEGEWRETELKASRLLAIASGAYEVSGEALS; via the coding sequence GTGTCCCGCCTCGCCCCTCTCGTCCGTTTCGGCGGCCGTGTCGCCACCGGTCTCCTCGATGTCACCAGCGACCCCGCGGCCCTGGACTCCACCGGCTTCTGGGCGGTCGCGGCCGACTTCGAGGGCCGTCTGACCTGCGCGCGCTTCCGCGACGTACGGCACGAACCGGTCCCGGCGCCCGCCCCCGGCGCCTGGCGCGCCCCCGCGACCGAGGCCTGGACCTCCTCCCTCGACCGGGCCGCCTACACCGCCGGCGTCCGCCGTATCCGGGAGCACATCGCGGCCGGCGAGGTCTACCAGGCCAACCTGTGCCGTGTCCTGTCCGCACCGGTAGCCGCCGACGCGGACGTCGACGCCCTCACCGCTCTGCTCGCACGCGGCAACCCGGCGCCGTACGCAGGAACGATCCGCTTGCCCGACCACGGCGTGGAGATAGCCACCGCTTCCCCCGAACTCTTCCTGCGCCGCACCGGCAAGGTCGTCGAGTCCGGCCCGATCAAGGGCACCGGGCGGACGGAGGCGGATCTGCTGCAGAAGGACTACGCCGAGAACGTGATGATCGTGGACCTGGTCCGCAACGACCTCGGCCGCGTGTGCGCCACGGGGACCGTGACCGTGCCGGACCTGTGCGTCGTCGAGAAGCACCCCGGACTGGTCCACCTTGTGTCGACGGTGCGGGGTGAGCTGCCCGCGGACGCCGGCTGGCCGGAGCTGCTGGCCGCCGCGTTCCCGCCCGGGAGTGTCACCGGCGCGCCCAAGTCCAGCGCCCTGCGCATCATCGACGCCCTGGAGACCGCGCCCCGCGGTCCCTACTGCGGGGGCATCGGCTGGGTCGACGCGGACCGGGGGACCGGTGAACTGGCCGTAGGCATCCGCACGTTCTGGATCGACCGCGCCGACGGCGTGCTGCGCTTCGGCACCGGCGCGGGCATCACCTGGGGTTCGGACCCCGAGGGGGAGTGGCGGGAGACCGAGCTGAAGGCGTCACGGCTGCTCGCGATAGCGTCGGGCGCGTACGAGGTGAGCGGAGAGGCTCTTTCATGA